A genomic segment from Dietzia psychralcaliphila encodes:
- a CDS encoding putative quinol monooxygenase: MSSGSAGHALVLRHRAKPGRRDELVEVWRRHMPEAVQANDGHRAYMFCASHADPDVLVVFQQYRDASAAQAFLGNPAYLAYLEESGDLLTGPPEVEAVEPLWSKEAGPTR, from the coding sequence ATGAGCTCAGGATCCGCAGGCCACGCCCTGGTCCTCCGTCACCGGGCCAAGCCGGGGCGGCGGGACGAGCTGGTCGAGGTGTGGCGCAGACACATGCCGGAGGCGGTGCAGGCGAACGACGGGCACCGGGCGTACATGTTCTGCGCGTCCCACGCCGACCCCGATGTCCTGGTGGTGTTCCAGCAGTACCGCGACGCCTCCGCGGCCCAGGCATTCCTGGGCAACCCCGCGTACCTGGCGTACCTGGAGGAGTCGGGTGACCTGTTGACCGGTCCACCTGAGGTCGAGGCCGTGGAGCCGCTGTGGTCCAAGGAGGCGGGACCGACTCGGTAA
- a CDS encoding NUDIX hydrolase — protein MSEAERPVEPRANPPRRRRARRPAGSGAHTSNPAGQSSERGTGQSSDGQRAAQGQKKTQGGKSQHSGKSGQPGKSGQSGQPTQSGHPGQSGPSAQSGDGQARQGRRRRRGGRGRRGGQGRAPEAQRKDPGSDDGAPTQSTQTVRSGDGTAGATSARQSPRHPRNQNRPRSGPGQSATANTTRAASPAKSGAKNPAKSGSKPGGKPGAKGTGTKNPRGGRGGGRHPRNGQRLRTVLETSAGGLVVRGLEQAAAAGSEPDLSRLEVALIGRLDRRNRMLWSMPKGHIEPGETVEETARREVLEETGVDGTVLAPLGTIDYWFVAEGRRIHKTVHHHLIRYDHGDLCDEDPEITEVAWVAFDHLPRRLAYPDERRLVEAARSLLPDLARAELAGESPVPQSSQVVDPSRRSGGPEPVRRSADGARESGPRREPARGDAPRGDDPEESRP, from the coding sequence GTGTCCGAAGCCGAACGCCCCGTCGAACCGCGCGCTAACCCGCCGCGGCGGCGTCGCGCGCGCCGGCCCGCCGGATCCGGGGCCCATACTTCCAATCCCGCTGGTCAGAGTAGCGAGCGGGGCACCGGGCAGAGCTCTGACGGGCAGCGGGCCGCGCAGGGGCAGAAGAAGACCCAGGGCGGCAAGAGCCAGCACTCCGGCAAGTCCGGCCAACCGGGCAAATCCGGTCAGTCCGGTCAACCGACGCAGTCCGGTCACCCGGGTCAGTCCGGTCCGTCCGCGCAGTCCGGGGACGGCCAGGCCCGCCAGGGTCGCCGCCGCCGCCGTGGCGGCCGGGGCAGACGAGGCGGCCAGGGCAGGGCTCCCGAGGCCCAGCGGAAGGACCCGGGTTCGGACGACGGGGCTCCCACACAGTCCACACAGACGGTCAGGTCGGGTGACGGCACGGCCGGCGCCACCTCGGCCCGCCAGTCCCCGCGCCATCCACGCAACCAGAACCGGCCCAGGTCCGGGCCCGGCCAGTCCGCGACCGCCAACACCACCCGCGCCGCCTCACCGGCCAAGTCCGGGGCGAAGAACCCCGCCAAGTCCGGCTCCAAGCCGGGCGGGAAGCCCGGCGCGAAGGGCACCGGCACCAAGAACCCCCGGGGTGGTCGGGGGGGAGGGCGGCACCCGCGGAACGGTCAGCGCCTGCGGACGGTGCTCGAGACCTCCGCGGGCGGCCTGGTCGTGCGTGGGCTGGAGCAGGCGGCCGCCGCGGGATCGGAACCCGATCTGTCCCGTCTGGAGGTCGCGCTGATCGGTCGCCTCGACCGGCGTAACCGCATGCTGTGGTCGATGCCCAAGGGCCATATCGAACCGGGCGAGACCGTGGAGGAGACCGCCCGCCGCGAGGTGCTCGAGGAGACGGGCGTCGACGGGACGGTGCTCGCCCCGCTCGGCACCATCGACTACTGGTTCGTCGCCGAGGGCCGCAGGATCCACAAGACCGTCCACCACCACCTCATCCGGTACGACCACGGCGACCTGTGCGACGAGGACCCGGAGATCACCGAGGTCGCGTGGGTGGCCTTCGACCATCTCCCCAGGCGGCTCGCCTATCCGGACGAACGGAGGCTGGTGGAGGCCGCCCGGTCACTCCTGCCCGACCTCGCGCGCGCCGAACTGGCGGGGGAGTCCCCCGTGCCGCAGAGCTCACAGGTGGTCGACCCGTCCCGGCGCTCGGGCGGCCCCGAACCGGTCCGGCGATCCGCTGACGGGGCGCGGGAGAGCGGTCCCCGACGGGAACCCGCGCGCGGGGACGCACCGCGCGGGGACGATCCGGAGGAGTCACGGCCGTGA
- the murJ gene encoding murein biosynthesis integral membrane protein MurJ, whose protein sequence is MSPRPVSPPPVADSFAPDSLPVDPVVPIRPGPVTRGGGTGTTTRDSSDASVMRSTGSMAVANLASRITGFVRMILILTILGPAVASAFNTANTLPNMITELVLGSVLTAMFMPLLARAAQEDPDGGVSFIRRLLTATALLALVATVVAVACAPLLTELNLGDGEVNTDLATAFAFLLLPQIFFYGVFSVMLAVLNYNGIFRPGAWAPVWNNLVAIATLALFAVVGSGIDPAAPVNLLSAPILLLGVGTTLGVVVQAAVLLPALRRAGVVLRPQWGLDPRIRQFGGNALAGLAYVFISQVGLVMTNRIGSAADEAAIAIYGTYWLLLQVPYGIIGVTLLTAINPRLADNGVAGRTDAVVRDISLGTRLSLFGLLPIIAFMTAFGPTIATGLFRYGNFDAQNADILGLTLAFGAFTLIPYAVVLLQQRVFYAREDYWTPTIMILAITVVRVVLSLLVPLVADERSHVVIGLALANGIGWVVGAVAGYILLRRRLGSLRGRETAKSAVWTLGASVVGALVALAVDNVLPLDVLTDAVGSIGYVFRAGLAAVITLVVTGVILSRSRLPELDAVAPVIRGLVGRLRR, encoded by the coding sequence GTGTCGCCACGCCCCGTCTCGCCGCCGCCGGTCGCCGACTCGTTCGCGCCCGACTCGCTACCCGTCGACCCGGTGGTCCCGATCCGTCCGGGCCCGGTGACCCGGGGAGGGGGGACCGGCACCACCACCCGCGATTCCTCCGACGCCTCGGTGATGCGGTCGACGGGGTCGATGGCCGTGGCCAACCTCGCCAGCCGGATCACCGGTTTCGTCCGGATGATCCTCATCCTCACCATTCTCGGCCCCGCCGTGGCCTCGGCGTTCAACACCGCCAACACGCTGCCCAACATGATCACCGAGCTCGTCCTGGGTTCGGTACTCACCGCCATGTTCATGCCCCTGCTGGCCAGGGCCGCGCAGGAGGACCCGGACGGGGGGGTGTCGTTCATCCGACGCCTGCTCACGGCGACCGCGCTGTTGGCGCTGGTCGCGACGGTGGTGGCCGTGGCTTGTGCGCCCCTTCTCACCGAGCTCAACCTCGGGGACGGGGAGGTCAACACGGACCTGGCCACGGCCTTCGCCTTCCTGCTGCTGCCGCAGATCTTCTTCTACGGCGTCTTCTCGGTCATGCTCGCCGTGCTCAACTACAACGGGATCTTCCGGCCCGGGGCGTGGGCCCCGGTGTGGAACAACCTGGTGGCCATCGCAACCCTCGCGCTGTTCGCCGTGGTCGGGAGCGGCATCGACCCGGCGGCTCCGGTCAACCTGCTCAGCGCCCCGATCCTGTTGCTCGGCGTGGGCACGACCCTCGGTGTGGTGGTCCAGGCCGCGGTCCTCCTGCCCGCGCTGCGCCGCGCCGGCGTGGTCCTGCGCCCCCAGTGGGGCCTGGACCCCCGGATCCGTCAGTTCGGGGGCAACGCCCTCGCCGGGCTGGCCTACGTGTTCATCTCACAGGTCGGTCTGGTCATGACCAACCGCATCGGATCCGCCGCGGACGAGGCGGCCATCGCCATCTACGGCACGTACTGGCTGCTTCTCCAGGTGCCCTACGGGATCATCGGGGTCACGCTGCTGACGGCCATCAATCCGCGGTTGGCCGACAACGGCGTCGCCGGGCGGACGGACGCGGTCGTGCGGGACATCTCGCTGGGCACCCGACTGTCCCTGTTCGGCCTGCTTCCGATCATCGCCTTCATGACCGCGTTCGGCCCGACGATCGCGACCGGACTGTTCCGCTACGGCAACTTCGACGCCCAGAACGCCGACATCCTCGGTCTCACCCTGGCCTTCGGTGCGTTCACCCTGATCCCGTACGCGGTGGTCCTGCTCCAGCAGCGGGTGTTCTACGCGCGCGAGGACTACTGGACCCCGACCATCATGATCCTCGCGATCACCGTCGTCCGCGTGGTCCTGTCGCTCCTCGTCCCGCTGGTCGCGGACGAACGATCGCACGTCGTGATCGGTCTCGCGCTGGCCAACGGGATCGGCTGGGTCGTGGGCGCGGTGGCCGGGTACATCCTGCTGCGCCGCAGGCTCGGTTCCCTGCGCGGACGCGAGACCGCGAAGTCGGCGGTCTGGACTCTCGGCGCCTCGGTCGTCGGAGCGCTCGTCGCCCTCGCCGTGGACAACGTCCTGCCCCTGGACGTGCTGACCGACGCAGTCGGCAGCATCGGCTACGTGTTCCGGGCCGGGCTCGCCGCGGTCATCACCCTCGTCGTCACCGGGGTGATCCTGTCGCGGTCACGCCTGCCGGAGCTGGACGCTGTCGCGCCCGTCATCCGCGGCCTCGTGGGACGTCTGAGGCGATAG